The following are encoded in a window of bacterium genomic DNA:
- a CDS encoding sulfatase-like hydrolase/transferase, whose product MKKLVLALTVVVAALTAAVVFRYARPRAPMSRPHIVLIIVDTLRADRMGAYGYTRPTSPVFDRLASESLVFDNAFAPSSWTVPSVATMFTGLWPREHGVTEGLQFMGKVSFQHQLPEAYETIAERLAGAGYETYGYSTNAHITRQTGFGQGFTHFESPATANAEMIEQLIREDFTSLSEREKDGQPYFVFMHFFDPHAPYIVREPQITAVAPGFDNEAFLSVNADHGDVQLGLADDYFDRPENAKQLAALSDAYDSEIAATDEVIGRILADLPGADRAAIVFVSDHGEGFNDHGNMLHGFDLYNETVRVPLLVHVPEQGGEAIPARRVTEPVALVDVLPTLLTLGKAPLPPNVPGVDLRGNIPTGRAFPLHLKRGPIEAHGAIAWPYKLIHDTFRSTREMYDLAADPGERTNLLPDTSPPEDLAAAADAAATLAPIVTPQLIENPEVTDPEQLRSLGYLTGPGATPAPETPVSWVVELDICPAVEKIEADCGAKPEAERILCVDSALDGLKAERCAKASNFNYRKKCEFMRLATVKRLCAGAGNGK is encoded by the coding sequence ATGAAAAAGCTTGTTCTGGCCCTTACAGTCGTAGTCGCCGCGCTGACGGCGGCGGTGGTGTTTCGGTACGCGCGGCCGCGCGCGCCGATGAGCCGTCCGCACATCGTTTTGATCATCGTCGATACGCTGCGCGCGGATCGCATGGGAGCGTACGGCTATACGCGGCCGACCTCGCCCGTTTTCGACAGGCTCGCGTCCGAATCGCTCGTTTTTGACAACGCGTTCGCGCCAAGTTCCTGGACGGTGCCGAGCGTGGCGACGATGTTCACGGGTCTTTGGCCGCGCGAGCACGGCGTCACGGAAGGCTTGCAGTTCATGGGCAAGGTGAGCTTTCAGCACCAGCTCCCCGAGGCGTACGAGACGATCGCCGAGCGCCTCGCCGGCGCCGGCTACGAGACGTACGGATATTCCACGAACGCGCACATCACGCGGCAGACGGGTTTCGGCCAGGGATTCACGCACTTCGAGAGTCCGGCGACCGCGAACGCGGAGATGATCGAGCAGCTCATCCGCGAGGACTTCACGTCCCTGTCCGAGCGGGAAAAAGACGGGCAACCGTATTTCGTCTTCATGCACTTTTTCGATCCGCATGCACCCTACATCGTGCGTGAGCCGCAAATCACCGCTGTTGCGCCCGGCTTCGACAACGAGGCGTTTTTGTCGGTGAACGCGGATCACGGCGACGTGCAACTCGGCCTGGCGGACGACTACTTCGACCGGCCGGAGAACGCGAAGCAGCTTGCCGCGCTTTCGGACGCGTACGACTCGGAGATCGCCGCCACCGACGAGGTGATCGGCCGCATCCTCGCCGATCTGCCGGGCGCGGATCGCGCGGCGATCGTCTTTGTCTCGGACCATGGCGAGGGTTTCAACGACCACGGCAACATGTTGCACGGCTTCGATCTCTACAACGAAACCGTGCGCGTCCCGCTGTTGGTCCACGTACCGGAGCAAGGCGGCGAGGCGATCCCGGCGCGGCGTGTCACGGAGCCGGTCGCGCTCGTCGACGTGTTGCCGACGCTTCTTACGCTCGGAAAGGCGCCGCTTCCGCCGAACGTGCCGGGCGTGGACCTGCGCGGAAACATTCCCACCGGCCGCGCGTTCCCCCTGCATTTGAAGCGCGGACCGATCGAGGCGCACGGAGCGATCGCCTGGCCGTACAAGCTCATCCACGACACGTTTCGGAGCACCCGCGAGATGTACGACCTTGCGGCCGATCCCGGCGAGCGCACGAATCTGCTGCCGGATACATCGCCGCCGGAAGATCTCGCGGCCGCGGCCGACGCCGCCGCGACGCTCGCTCCGATCGTGACACCGCAGCTCATCGAAAATCCGGAGGTCACTGATCCGGAGCAACTGCGTTCGCTGGGGTATTTGACGGGGCCGGGCGCCACGCCAGCGCCGGAAACACCGGTGTCGTGGGTTGTCGAGCTCGACATTTGCCCGGCGGTCGAAAAGATCGAGGCGGATTGCGGCGCGAAGCCGGAGGCCGAACGGATCCTGTGCGTCGATAGCGCGCTTGACGGGCTCAAGGCCGAGCGTTGCGCGAAGGCCTCGAATTTCAATTACCGCAAGAAATGCGAATTCATGCGCCTTGCGACGGTGAAACGGCTGTGCGCGGGGGCAGGAAACGGAAAGTAG